In one Nicotiana sylvestris chromosome 8, ASM39365v2, whole genome shotgun sequence genomic region, the following are encoded:
- the LOC104246349 gene encoding LOW QUALITY PROTEIN: formin-like protein 14 (The sequence of the model RefSeq protein was modified relative to this genomic sequence to represent the inferred CDS: inserted 2 bases in 1 codon) — translation MSLLSRFFYRRPPDGLLELDDRVYVFDSCFSTEVLPEGVYKLYLHEIINELHEEFPDSSFLAFNFREGEKRSQFAEILCEYDVTVMDYPRQYEGCPVLPLSLIHHFLCVCESWLSLRNHNNVILLHCERGGWPLLAFILASFLIFRKLQSGERKTLEMVYREAPKGLSQLLSPLNPFPSQLRYLQYISRRNISPEWPPPEQALSLDCLILRAIPRFDNQKGCRPIVRIFGRNLLSKDGLSTHMLYTMPKKGRSLRHYRQKDSDVIKIDIQCLVQGEVVLECVHLDLDPEREVMMFRIMFNTAFIRSNILMLNCDNLDILWDTKARYPKGFRAEVLFGDVESISPAKAPTAALNGEEKGGLPIEAFSRVQELFSGADWVDTGDDAALWLFKQLSVLNDMKDLSILQSRMSGYSSPFDSEEENNASSIADSLDFLDSEKASNLTYANTTDINFLDEQDSASDGTSDLKISEDQVKLSMSDIGPVQSPSENNSQLDAAIAPEHSKEVRDCDTRTSSSSPLPSPPSSPVPVISSTKVPESSAPSPPSAPSVFGSPSKEVSLPPPPPPPPPPIFGGPSSVPHPPPLPALASSNRSPPPPPPPPPPSIGGNRGPSPPREHTSSTSPDSFAREPPPPPPPPPLPNKSFLCTPAPPHPPPVPTFSTSRSALPPPPPPPPPPRGSSNCNLSAPPPXPPPPFVSSKFPPLSPPPPPPPPPPSVSSKCTPLPCVTPPPPPPPPSVSFKGPPLPPPPLPSSSTSNRSTPLAPPPPPPPSSSTSNRSTPLAPPPPPPPPPPPPSSSTSNRSSPLAPPPPPPPPTSNSKRPPAPPPPPLGVPRQGSTPPAPPPAPKAPNAPPPPRRGLTPTPPPPPGGKGHNVPPPPPSSTGRVRASVGSNALGKGRVAGGTSIPPKKASLKPLHWSKVTRAMQGSLWADTQNKENTSRAPEIDITELENLFSVASATDGTSKGGARRGSKISKPEKVQLVDLRRAYNCEIMLTKIKIPLPDMLNAVLALDSSALDIDQVENLIKFCPTKEEMETLRNYNGDKEMLGKCEQFFLELMKVPRVESKLRVFSFTITFSNQVTDLRTNLSTINNATREVKESAKLRQIMQTILTLGNALNQGTARGSAVGFKLDSLLKLSDTRARNNKMTLMHYLCKLLAEKMPELLDFDKDLLHLEAASKIQLKSLAEEMQAVSKGLEKVEQELTASDNDGAISSGFQKVLKNFLDTAEAEVKSLTTLYIEVGRSADSLSLYFGEDPARCPFEQVTQILVVFTKMFKKSRDENEQQADAERKKLEKEALKEQAAASSSGKKEVDADRIKLNFRNQLHAV, via the exons ATGTCGCTGTTAAGTAGATTTTTCTACAGAAGGCCCCCAGATGGGTTGCTGGAACTTGACGATAGAGTATACG TTTTTGATTCTTGTTTTTCGACTGAAGTACTGCCTGAGGGAGTTTACAAGCTTTACTTGCACGAAATCATAAATGAACTGCACGAAGAATTTCCAGATTCCTCCTTTCTTGCTTTCAATTTCAGAGAAGGCGAGAAAAGGAGCCAGTTCGCGGAGATTTTATGCGAGTATGATGTAACTGTAATGGATTATCCAAGGCAATATGAAGGCTGTCCTGTACTGCCTTTGTCTTTGATCCATCATTTTCTATGTGTCTGTGAGAGTTGGCTTTCTCTTCGAAATCATAACAATGTGATTTTGTTACACTGTGAGAGAGGTGGTTGGCCCCTTCTAGCCTTCATTTTGGCTAGTTTCTTGATTTTCAGAAAGTTACAAAGTGGAGAGAGAAAAACTCTCGAGATGGTTTATCGTGAGGCACCTAAAGGTTTATCACAATTATTATCACCTCTGAACCCATTCCCTTCTCAGCTTCGTTACCTACAATATATATCAAGAAGAAATATATCTCCCGAGTGGCCTCCTCCTGAACAAGCTCTTTCTCTGGATTGCCTCATTCTTCGTGCCATTCCAAGATTCGACAATCAAAAAGGGTGTAGGCCAATTGTCCGCATTTTTGGCCGGAACCTTCTTAGCAAGGATGGATTGTCAACTCATATGTTGTACACCATGCCAAAGAAAGGTAGAAGTCTTCGACATTATCGCCAG AAGGACAGTGATGTCATCAAGATTGATATTCAGTGTTTGGTGCAAGGAGAAGTAGTATTGGAGTGTGTCCACTTAGACCTGGACCCTGAAAGGGAAGTCATGATGTTCCGTATAATGTTCAACACAGCTTTCATTCGCTCCAACATTTTAATGTTAAACTGCGATAACTTGGATATTCTATGGGATACAAAGGCACGCTATCCAAAAGGCTTTCGAGCTGAG GTTTTATTTGGTGATGTTGAGAGCATCTCTCCTGCAAAAGCTCCCACTGCAGCTCTAAATGGTGAGGAGAAAGGTGGGCTTCCTATCGAAGCTTTTTCAAGGGTACAAGAACTTTTTAGTGGTGCTGATTGGGTTGATACTGGCGATGATGCTGCGTTATGGTTGTTTAAACAACTATCGGTGTTGAATGATATGAAAGATTTATCAATTTTGCAAAGTAGGATGAGCGGGTATTCGTCCCCGTTTGACTCTGAAGAAGAAAATAATGCATCGAGTATTGCTGACAGTTTGGACTTTCTGGACTCAGAGAAAGCTAGTAATCTTACTTATGCTAATACAACAGACATCAATTTTTTAGATGAACAGGATTCAGCTTCTGATGGAACTTCTGATCTGAAGATTTCTGAGGATCAAGTGAAGCTTTCAATGTCAGATATTGGTCCTGTTCAGTCTCCTTCTGAAAATAACAGTCAATTGGATGCTGCCATTGCTCCTGAACATTCAAAGGAAGTTCGAGATTGCGATACAAGAACTTCCTCTTCTTCTCCATTACCTTCACCACCTTCGTCACCTGTCCCTGTGATTTCTAGTACAAAAGTCCCTGAATCATCAGCACCATCTCCCCCTTCGGCACCCTCTGTGTTTGGTTCTCCTAGCAAGGAGGTTTCTTTAcctccaccaccaccaccaccacctcctcctATATTTGGTGGCCCTTCTTCTGTCCCGCATCCTCCTCCGCTTCCAGCACTTGCAAGTTCTAATAGATCACCTCCACCACCACCGCCACCACCACCACCTTCAATTGGTGGTAATAGAGGACCTTCACCGCCAAGAGAACATACTTCTTCAACTTCCCCTGATAGCTTTGCTAGAGAACCTCCGCCACCTCCACCACCTCCACCACTTCCAAATAAGAGCTTTTTATGCACGCCTGCTCCTCCACATCCACCTCCTGTCCCTACATTTTCTACTTCTCGAAGTGCTCTGCCTCCACCTCcacctccccctcctcctcctcGGGGGTCATCTAACTGTAATTTATCAGCTCCCCCTCC CCCCCCCCCTCCTTTTGTCTCTTCCAAGTTCCCCCCTTTATCTCctccaccaccaccacctccCCCTCCACCTTCCGTGTCATCTAAGTGTACGCCCTTGCCTTGTGTAACTCCCCCCCCTCCCCCACCTCCCCCTTCTGTCTCTTTCAAGGGTCCTCCACTTCCACCACCACCACTGCCTTCATCCTCTACATCAAATAGGTCAACTCCGTTGGCACCTccaccaccacctccaccttCATCCTCTACATCAAATAGGTCAACTCCGTTGGCCcctccaccaccaccaccaccaccaccacctccaccttCATCCTCTACCTCAAATAGGTCAAGTCCGCTGGCACctccaccaccaccacctccacctACAAGCAATTCTAAAAGGCCACCTGCACCTCCTCCACCTCCTTTGGGAGTTCCTAGGCAAGGTTCAACTCCACCTGCACCTCCACCAGCACCAAAGGCTCCTAATGCTCCACCACCTCCTAGGCGGGGTTTGACACCCACTCCACCTCCACCACCTGGTGGAAAGGGACATAATGTGCCACCACCACCACCTTCATCTACTGGACGTGTAAGAGCCTCTGTAGGCTCAAATGCTCTAGGGAAAGGGCGAGTTGCAGGAGGTACTTCAATTCCTCCTAAAAAAGCTTCATTGAAGCCTTTACATTGGTCGAAAGTTACCCGGGCCATGCAAGGGAGTTTATGGGCAGATACGCAAAATAAGGAAAATACATCCAG AGCACCTGAAATTGATATTACAGAGCTCGAAAATTTGTTTTCGGTGGCTTCAGCTACTGATGGAACTAGCAAAGGTGGAGCTCGACGTGGTTCCAAAATCAGCAAACCAGAAAAAGTGCAATTG GTTGATTTGCGCAGGGCTTACAATTGCGAAATCATGCTTACAAAAATCAAGATTCCCTTGCCTGATATGCTG AATGCTGTTTTGGCTTTGGATTCGTCAGCTCTGGACATTGATCAAGTTGAAAATCTGATAAAGTTTTGCCCAACAAAAGAAGAAATGGAGACACTGAGG AACTATAATGGGGACAAGGAAATGCTTGGAAAGTGTGAGCAG TTTTTCCTGGAGCTGATGAAGGTCCCACGAGTTGAGTCCAAGTTAAGAGTGTTTTCGTTTACTATCACTTTTTCTAATCAG GTGACTGACTTGAGAACTAACCTAAGTACAATTAACAATGCTACTAGAGAG GTGAAAGAATCTGCCAAACTACGTCAAATAATGCAGACCATTCTAACATTGGGAAATGCACTGAATCAGGGTACAGCACGAG GATCTGCTGTAGGGTTCAAGTTGGACAGTCTTCTTAAGCTTTCTGACACTCGTGCTAGAAACAACAAAATGACCTTGATGCATTATCTGTGCAAG CTCCTTGCTGAGAAAATGCCAGAGTTGCTTGATTTCGACAAGGATCTTCTTCACTTGGAAGCTGCTTCTAAG ATCCAACTGAAGTCTTTGGCTGAAGAAATGCAAGCAGTGAGCAAAGGTCTTGAGAAAGTTGAACAAGAACTTACTGCATCCGACAATGATGGTGCAATATCTTCAGGCTTTCAGAAG GTGTTGAAGAATTTCCTTGATACTGCTGAGGCTGAAGTCAAGTCTCTCACTACTCTTTATATTGAAGTG GGAAGGAGTGCAGACTCCCTGTCCCTGTATTTTGGCGAGGATCCAGCTCGATGCCCCTTTGAGCAAG TGACACAGATTTTGGTGGTCTTCACCAAGATGTTTAAAAAATCACGCGATGAGAATGAACAACAAGCTGATGCTGAAAGGAAGAAATTGGAAAAGGAAGCCTTGAAGGAACAAGCAGCCGCTAGTTCTTCTGGAAAGAAAGAAGTTGATGCTGATCGAATAAAACTAAACTTTCGAAATCAGTTACATGCTGTATGA